A genome region from Labilibaculum antarcticum includes the following:
- a CDS encoding FeoB-associated Cys-rich membrane protein, with amino-acid sequence MSFQLVSTYIIVFFAFGYTFYQFLKLFLKQKSSCGGSCGGCDFKRELNKRNISSKAFTKTQNLTYIKN; translated from the coding sequence ATGAGCTTTCAATTAGTATCAACTTATATTATTGTATTTTTTGCATTCGGATATACCTTTTATCAGTTCTTAAAGTTGTTTCTGAAGCAAAAATCAAGCTGTGGCGGAAGCTGTGGCGGTTGTGATTTCAAAAGAGAACTCAACAAACGCAATATTTCCTCAAAAGCCTTCACAAAAACACAAAACTTAACATACATCAAAAACTAG
- the feoB gene encoding ferrous iron transport protein B: MKLSELSDTQEGIIIKVQGHGAFRKRITEMGFVKGKKVTVIKNAPLKDPVEYQIMGYEVSLRRSEASLIEVITKEEAKSIKINGFEGTIGDDILKTSAKEKGKKIHIALVGNPNSGKTTLFNYASGSKEHVGNYSGVTVDAKQAKVKQNGYHFNITDLPGTYSLTAYSPEELFVRKYIMNEKPDVVINVIDASNLERNLYLTTQLIDMDIKVIIALNMYDELEQKGAVLKFKALAKMLGIPIIPTVSPKGTGIKKLFDKVINVYEDKDPIVRHIHVNYGKFVERSLARIQQEMKKDPKICTKTSPRFLSIKLLEGDKSARHLVQESDHHFNIKKTVKEEIQKIEKEFGEVCETVITDSKYGFIDGALKETYKESPIKRRRKTTIIDTFITHKLFSFPIFFVFMFLTFYATFNLGEYPMHWIDMGVNAFAGLIEQFMPEGPLKDLFVDGIIGGVGGVIVFLPNILILFFFISFMEDTGYMARAAFIMDKLMHKIGLHGKSFIPLIMGFGCNVPALMATRTLENRNDRILTMLITPFMSCSARLPIYILIIGTFFPENATLVLFGIYTFGIALAIIFAKVFKASFFRSKEAPFVMELPPYRLPTLKSTLIHMWNKGAQYLQKMGGVILLASILIWALGYFPREVNFSKDYDKMIIETSQEYDNQINNSQQNDETYTNQLLVEKKSEVLKLKNLKLEEKQQKSYIGQIGQFVAPAFHPLGFDWKMTVSILTGIAAKEVVVSTMGVLYQEGEGASETSEGLRTKLKEQKFIGSYRTGENVFSSLSALSFLLFILIYFPCVAVIVTIVKEANWKWAAFVVFYTTGLAWLVSFIIYQTGNLIL; encoded by the coding sequence ATGAAGCTTTCCGAATTATCTGATACTCAAGAAGGAATTATTATAAAAGTTCAGGGACATGGTGCCTTTCGGAAAAGAATTACCGAAATGGGATTCGTAAAGGGCAAGAAGGTGACTGTTATTAAAAATGCACCTCTCAAAGATCCTGTGGAATATCAAATAATGGGCTACGAAGTTTCATTAAGAAGAAGCGAAGCCTCATTAATTGAAGTGATCACTAAAGAAGAGGCTAAAAGCATCAAAATAAATGGATTCGAAGGAACTATTGGTGACGATATCCTTAAAACATCAGCAAAAGAAAAAGGGAAAAAAATACACATTGCTTTGGTTGGAAATCCAAATTCGGGAAAAACAACTCTCTTTAATTATGCTTCCGGATCGAAAGAGCATGTAGGTAATTACAGTGGAGTAACGGTAGATGCGAAACAAGCCAAAGTAAAACAGAATGGTTATCACTTTAACATTACCGATCTTCCGGGCACATACTCCTTAACAGCTTACTCTCCTGAAGAATTATTTGTGCGAAAATACATCATGAACGAAAAGCCGGATGTGGTAATTAACGTGATTGATGCATCTAATCTGGAGAGAAATCTATATCTAACAACACAGTTAATCGACATGGATATAAAGGTGATTATTGCCCTTAACATGTACGATGAACTGGAACAAAAAGGTGCTGTACTCAAGTTCAAGGCTCTTGCGAAAATGCTTGGCATCCCAATTATCCCAACAGTAAGCCCCAAAGGTACTGGTATAAAAAAACTATTCGACAAAGTGATTAATGTGTACGAAGACAAAGATCCAATCGTACGTCACATTCACGTTAATTATGGCAAGTTTGTTGAAAGATCCCTTGCCAGGATCCAACAAGAAATGAAAAAAGATCCTAAGATCTGCACAAAAACCTCCCCAAGATTTCTATCAATCAAGCTATTAGAAGGAGATAAGAGTGCTCGGCATTTGGTTCAGGAAAGTGATCATCATTTCAATATAAAAAAGACAGTAAAAGAAGAAATTCAAAAAATTGAAAAAGAATTTGGAGAGGTATGCGAAACAGTTATCACCGATTCAAAGTACGGATTTATTGATGGAGCGTTAAAAGAAACTTACAAAGAGAGTCCAATAAAAAGAAGACGGAAAACCACAATAATAGATACATTTATCACTCACAAATTATTTAGTTTTCCGATTTTTTTCGTGTTTATGTTTTTAACATTCTATGCTACTTTTAATTTGGGCGAATACCCAATGCATTGGATAGATATGGGTGTAAATGCTTTCGCAGGATTAATTGAACAATTCATGCCCGAAGGTCCGTTAAAAGATTTATTCGTAGACGGAATAATTGGTGGTGTTGGAGGAGTTATTGTTTTTCTCCCAAACATTCTGATTTTATTCTTCTTTATTTCGTTTATGGAAGACACAGGATATATGGCCAGGGCTGCCTTTATCATGGATAAGCTAATGCATAAAATAGGATTGCATGGAAAATCTTTCATTCCATTAATAATGGGATTTGGATGTAATGTGCCGGCCCTAATGGCAACACGAACACTCGAAAACAGGAATGACAGAATACTTACAATGCTGATTACCCCATTCATGTCCTGCAGTGCCAGACTACCCATTTACATATTGATTATTGGAACATTTTTCCCTGAAAATGCAACTCTAGTACTATTTGGTATTTACACTTTTGGAATAGCTCTTGCTATTATCTTTGCAAAGGTATTTAAGGCAAGTTTTTTCAGATCCAAGGAAGCTCCATTCGTGATGGAACTACCGCCATATCGACTTCCGACATTGAAGTCAACCTTAATTCACATGTGGAATAAAGGAGCTCAGTATTTACAGAAAATGGGAGGAGTTATCCTCTTGGCTTCGATTCTGATTTGGGCTTTAGGATATTTCCCAAGAGAGGTTAACTTCTCGAAAGATTACGATAAAATGATTATTGAAACCTCTCAGGAATACGACAATCAGATAAACAACTCTCAACAAAATGACGAAACCTACACAAATCAGTTATTAGTTGAAAAAAAGTCGGAGGTTCTAAAACTCAAAAATCTTAAACTTGAAGAAAAACAACAAAAATCCTATATCGGTCAAATTGGTCAATTTGTTGCACCTGCATTTCATCCATTAGGTTTCGACTGGAAGATGACAGTAAGTATACTAACTGGGATTGCCGCTAAAGAGGTTGTTGTAAGTACTATGGGTGTTTTGTATCAGGAAGGAGAAGGTGCAAGCGAAACCAGTGAAGGTTTACGAACAAAATTAAAAGAACAGAAATTTATTGGTAGTTATCGAACAGGAGAAAATGTCTTTTCCAGTCTATCTGCTCTCTCATTCCTTTTATTTATACTGATATATTTCCCTTGCGTGGCCGTAATAGTCACTATCGTTAAAGAAGCAAATTGGAAATGGGCCGCTTTTGTAGTGTTCTATACTACAGGATTGGCTTGGTTAGTTTCATTCATTATCTATCAAACCGGTAATTTAATACTTTAA
- a CDS encoding DUF3276 family protein, with product MEGYEKKEGFEKHNRDEIYTEAVRAGKRTYFFDVKATKKNDYYLTITESKKRYDKEGNFSFEKHKIFLYKEDFDKFSGGLLGAIEFIKSANAEKENNEETFLDSEYMVPENILEGVESESFTNVEFEDLTE from the coding sequence ATGGAAGGTTACGAAAAAAAGGAAGGATTTGAAAAACATAATCGCGATGAAATCTATACTGAAGCGGTTAGAGCGGGGAAAAGGACTTATTTTTTTGATGTTAAAGCAACAAAAAAAAACGACTATTACTTAACAATCACTGAAAGTAAAAAACGTTACGACAAGGAAGGGAATTTCTCCTTCGAAAAGCATAAAATCTTCCTATATAAAGAAGACTTTGATAAATTCTCTGGAGGTCTCTTAGGAGCAATTGAATTTATCAAATCTGCGAATGCAGAAAAAGAAAATAATGAAGAAACTTTCTTGGATTCAGAATATATGGTGCCAGAAAATATACTCGAGGGTGTTGAATCAGAATCCTTCACAAATGTAGAATTTGAAGATTTAACCGAATAA
- the nusB gene encoding transcription antitermination factor NusB, translated as MISRRLLRVKVLQILYAYYKNQDRTIAKAEKELFFSVGKAYDLYHYLLLLIVDVAFVSEKKIDKLRDKIVPSHEDLNPNTRFIDNAVIKQLANNIQLSSYSNTNTINWDDQEDYVRILREKLISSDLYQEYMNAPECTYARDKKFVEKFYTHIIAADEDFYGVMEEKSIYWNDEIEFIISMVARTIKGFTKDDDTHTSLMPLFKDRDDEEFMKTLFRKAIINHPEHQGLIEANTKNWDLERIAYMDILIMELALTEIKEFSSVPVKVSFNEYLEIAKFYSTANSSTFINGILDKMVQELKANGTVKKVGRGLIEGK; from the coding sequence ATGATTAGTAGAAGATTGCTTCGTGTTAAGGTGTTACAAATTCTGTATGCCTATTATAAAAATCAAGATCGCACAATAGCTAAAGCCGAAAAGGAATTGTTCTTTAGTGTCGGGAAAGCTTACGATTTGTATCATTATTTACTTCTACTTATTGTGGATGTTGCTTTTGTTTCTGAAAAGAAGATTGATAAATTAAGAGACAAAATTGTTCCATCTCATGAGGATCTAAATCCCAACACAAGATTTATTGACAATGCTGTAATAAAGCAGTTAGCGAATAACATTCAGTTGAGTAGCTATTCTAATACGAACACCATAAATTGGGATGATCAGGAGGATTACGTTCGGATTTTGCGCGAAAAATTGATTAGCTCAGACTTGTATCAGGAATATATGAACGCACCTGAATGTACCTATGCAAGAGATAAGAAATTTGTTGAGAAATTTTATACTCATATTATTGCTGCAGATGAGGATTTTTATGGTGTGATGGAAGAAAAGAGCATCTATTGGAATGATGAGATCGAGTTCATTATTAGTATGGTTGCAAGAACAATAAAAGGTTTCACTAAAGATGACGATACTCATACTTCATTAATGCCTTTGTTTAAAGATCGTGACGATGAGGAGTTTATGAAAACTTTGTTCCGCAAGGCTATTATAAATCATCCTGAACATCAGGGATTAATTGAGGCTAATACTAAAAATTGGGATTTGGAGCGTATTGCATACATGGATATTTTAATCATGGAGTTAGCTCTTACTGAAATAAAAGAATTCTCAAGTGTTCCGGTTAAAGTGAGTTTTAACGAATATCTTGAAATTGCGAAGTTCTATAGTACAGCTAATAGTAGTACTTTTATTAATGGTATTCTGGATAAAATGGTACAGGAACTAAAAGCCAATGGTACCGTTAAAAAAGTAGGTAGAGGCTTAATTGAAGGGAAATAG